From Coturnix japonica isolate 7356 chromosome 3, Coturnix japonica 2.1, whole genome shotgun sequence, the proteins below share one genomic window:
- the LOC107311894 gene encoding LOW QUALITY PROTEIN: uncharacterized protein LOC107311894 (The sequence of the model RefSeq protein was modified relative to this genomic sequence to represent the inferred CDS: deleted 2 bases in 1 codon): protein MSEIIATMKSENVLFDLLEKHGARPSLSGVDWARQNWHNLQSVSDRIRVLQYEAHTPGGKGKSFICAVLGAALKAAVEFRDEKHSAETQTIQALQESVKVMQELVKTLQNQIVNLEEQLQREQHNTVLLQMAFKELLTYKNTSNTAVHNLPQEKTFPQKELQGIKEGLGKLEDSPTQLRPLIKTEYTFDNSEDLNPQMNVKEIPFSATELAKLKKDFSRSPKESETEYVWRVSLTGGDQIMLTEKEAEGYWGPGVFLTTGNNRAPWSLTQRAAYWAGGLNPLERGDPLAINGTADQLVESVQKAACLQMMYDRKLQPHHESPMMMPVDPERMTPLIRGLPESLKPIGIQLQGKIQAMPQGERTLAALEGTGTSGHLQSGYKVWTWGEVAQELINYERKYGPVASSSISEPEEVRLAATTLAPRPPSPKLSGTGRVSLPVRTGRRNIDHKRNRLWTLGWQKGVPRDLMNGLPTVRLEKLVNLWPDKSSRKADAFAPSPR from the exons ATGAGTGAAATTATTGCCActatgaaaagtgaaaatgtgcTATTTGACCTTTTAGAAAAGCATGGTGCTCGGCCCTCTTTATCAGGGGTGGATTGGGCACGACAAAACTGGCATAACTTGCAGAGTGTTTCCGACCGCATTCGTGTTTTACAATATGAGGCTCATACC CCGGGCGGGAAAGGAAAATCGTTTATTTGTGCGGTACTCGgtgctgctttaaaagctgCCGTGGAGTTCCGAGATGAAAAGCATTCGGCAGAAACCCAAACCATACAAGCATTACAGGAATCAGTTAAAGTAATGCAAGAATTGGTAAAAACTCTGCAGAATCAAATAGTGAACCTTGAGGAACAATTACAAAGAGAGCAACATAATACAGTTTTGTTGCAAATGGCTTTTAAGGAACTATTAACATATAAGAATACTAGCAATACTGCTGTCCATAATTTGCCTCAAGAAAAAACTTTTCCTCAGAAGGAACTACAAGGAATAAAGGAAGGGCTTGGCAAATTAGAGGACTCGCCAACCCAATTGCGTCCTTTGATAAAAACCGAATATACGTTTGATAACAGTGAGGATCTGAACCCTcaaatgaatgttaaagaaattcctttttctgccactgaattagcaaaactgaaaaaagattttagcCGCTCTCCAAAGGAATCGGAAACAGAATATGTATGGAGAGTCAGCTTAACTGGTGGAGACCAAATAATGTTAACcgaaaaggaggctgagggttATTGGGGGCCAGGAGTATTTTTGACTACTGGTAATAACCGTGCTCCCTGGTCCCTAACACAGAGGGCTGCCTATTGGGCAGGTGGTCTTAACCCTTTAGAAAGGGGAGACCCTCTTGCTATTAATGGGACAGCTGATCAATTAGTGGAAAGTGTTCAAAAAGCTGCTTGTCTGCAAATGATGTATGATAGAAAGCTGCAGCCACATCATGAATCACCTATGATGATGCCTGTTGATCCTGAAAGGATGACTCCTTTAATCAGGGGGCTTCCAGAATCACTGAAACCTATAGGTATACAActacaaggaaaaatacaagCTATGCCTCAGGGAGAAAGAACCCTGGCAGCATTAGAAGGAACTGGCACCTCAGGCCATTTGCAGTCAGGATATAAAGTATGGACATGGGGGGAGGTTGCCCAAGAGTTGATTaattatgaaaggaaatatggGCCTGTGGCTTCTTCCAGTATATCTGAACCAGAGGAAGTAAGGCTCGCAGCAACCACCCTTGCTCCTAGGCCACCTAGTCCAAAGCTCAGTGGAACTGGAAGGGTCTCATTGCCAGTAAGAACAGGTAGGCGAAATATTGATCATAAACGTAATCGTCTCTGGACACTGGGCTGGCAAAAGGGTGTTCCACGAGACTTGATGAATGGATTACCCACAGTCAGGTTAGAGAAATTAGTTAACTTGTGGCCAGACAAAAGCTCAAGGAAAGCTGATGCTTTCGCCCCCTCCCCCAGATGa